GTCTTGTTGGCCAGATCACATGGACTGGAGGACGCGTAGTTGGGACCGAACCAGTGGGCCAGGAaggagtagtgatggtagtgctcTTCTTGGTGGGCCACATCGGAATAAACGATTGTTTAATGGTCTTTTCAGTTGGCCAGGAAGGTTTTGTGGTGTGAGAAAATGTGGGTATAGTTGCCTTCTCGGTGGGCCACTGCTGGATAGAGGGTGGCCTTGTGGTTCTGGCTCTTCCCGTGGGCCAAACTGCAATGGAAGTGGGAATGGCGTTCCTTGGCACGTCCGTAGGACGCACTGGTGGCCCCGTAGGCAGTGTGGTCGATGTCGGAGGGGAAGAGGCCAAGCTAGGGTAGGATGTGTAGTAGGTTTGCAAGGAATACATTGTTTGCCAAGGGTAGGATTGCTGCGAGTAATTATCTTGCCAGTAATAGGCCGAACCAGGATAAGATGGTAGTAATGGATAGGATAATTGTGCATGGTAGGATGCTTTTGGTGGGTAAGTGGGTTGAGTAGAGAACGGTGGGTAAGTGGGTTGTGTATGGTACGGTGGGTCAGAGTTTAAAAGTAAATGGTAGGCTGGTTGTGATGGGTAGGTTAGTTGTGAACGGTAGATTGGTTTTGGTGAGTTAGGTGGCTGGGTAGGATACGATGGTCTAGAGGGATAAGACAGCAGCGAGTCGTTCACCAATCTTGCGGGCAAAATAAGAGGAGGTGGGGAGGAGAGCCAAGGGTAGCTGCTGTAGTCAGGGACGAGGTTGTTGAAGGAGTTTCCGTTCTTGTAATAAGGGGTGAGGTTGTTGGAGATACCGTTGTTATGTAGTTGGGACACTGCTTGAGCCACCATACACGTCACAGTCACCGCCCTCATTACTGCCTCCTGCATCAAATATCACACAGATTGTCAAGACACAGGCGAATGCTTAGAAATTTTACCTAAGCGAATGCTTAAGTTTACCCGAAACGTTGTGTGTATTTGTGGctgtaggtattgtatgtactagctctatctataaatccaacactatgtttgtaactcatcttctatgtatgtacttttacctgaataaatatttgaatttgaatatacGAAGGTATAGTGTCTCCCTATCTCTGCTAGACGACCTTGAGTCATTGTTACCCCATAGTGCTCACACTGAAGAATCGTCACCCCAGCGCTATCTGGAGTGGTGAGTCTTTAGGTGATTAATTTTAATCATTAACTTTTGCAATAAATAAATTACTGAATTGACTACAAAATGCAGCTGACTTACCGTGGTTGGCATGCTGTACACCAAGTTCTATATGGATCAACTCTACACCTGATCAGCTCCTTCACTTTTCTTCATAAATATTCCCAAGATACGGCAACCAGCTGGCAGTTTAGTCAAGAGTAAGCtcttgtgtggtggtagaggtcgaGAGTGTTGTGATAGAGGCCGAGGGTGACGTGCCACTGTCTTGCAGGATCGCTGCCGGGGTCTGGGTTAGGTTGCAAGCATCCTGGCAATACATCCTTCCCGCGCAGGCGCGTCCAGCCCTCTCAACTCTTACCAGGAATATACACTGACTTTGGTATGCATACAATTGATTTTGGCAattatttttacaatatttaATGTGTATTTCCTTAGGAGTTTGTATAAtaacgctatacgtgctagtggctttacaagaatgtaaaggggggggggggtagaaatagcctaagctactctatccctttgagatgtatttctttcttgtctcaataaacatacttgaacttgaacaagaatgtaaaatcatcatcattactacgtactctcttaacccccaatataccttcttgtatataaataaataaataataaataaataggaATTATGGGGAGTCAGATGGAACGTAATGAGACAGGGAAGGACAATAGGTGATGAATTGGATTGAAGTTGATGAATTAGGGGTGATGACTTAGAGGGAAAGTGATATATTACCTAAGGGCCTCTAACTCTCTATAGTGGCCTCGGCGGGGACAGGAaaccggcagcttgtcaaaggtcctcttAATGTTGTTCAAGAGGATTTTTTCTATCTAGATATTAAACTGAAGTACAGTAATGGCTTGGCATGCATGGCGTCAACAGGTAGGCACGGATTTATAGCCCTATGGGTGAAAAGTATGgatagggaagggaactatcaggaagaaagcaccaagccattgcgactatatagcactgggaagggagtcaggataaggatttgggatgggtcggatgggggggggggggggaaggaaaggttctcaaccacttggacggtcggggattgatcgccgacctgcatgaagcgagaccgtcgctctaccgtccagcacaagtgGTTTGACGAAAAGTATGAATAAAATTACCAGGATAAATgagaggacctttgacaagctgctggctttCTGTTcctatcgaggccactagagtgatGGTGGCCCTCAGATAAATTCAGATAAAGGGAAGATGATGAGCTAGAGGGAAGTTGATGTGTCACAAGGGAATTGATGAGACACGTGATGAATTGAATTGGAGGGAGCGATAAAGATGCAGCTCACCTGATTCCAATTCTGATTCAAATTGTCCATTGCAAATACATTGATTGAGAAGCAAAGCCACATTCACTGGGAGTTGCCAATTTCAAATCAAGTACAGATGAGGTCGTTCtagactcacaatcgggaatcccgggttcgaCTCCCAGGCTGGACAAAAATGGATGGGCatattttctttcacctaatgccgctgttcatTTTAGCAGTAAATGGATACCCGTGAGTTAGTTAACTGTTGTTTAAATACGTTGGTTAGATATGACTGCATTGCTGGCATTGTTGATCGTATAATGTAAGCTTTCTATTGTTTTAGTACCTGAATCAGTATTAAGAAGAGCAATCAAGTTACCAAAATTTATGGTAAAGAAACTCTAGTACTTATTAAGGGATTTATTTTCTACAACATTTCGTTTCTCTCTTGAACATTTTCAGGTAAAGAATGATTACATGAGGTTCAATTTGGGGCTAAAAATACATGGTAAAAAGCAAACATAGGGTAAGGGGATACGGCAAATTAAATGTAGGGTTAGTGGGATAGGTTCAAACAAACAAAGGGAAAAAGAGAAATGATGAGATCAGTCAATCAAATATTAGGTAAAATTCTGGTATTTTCAGTGGGTGGGGAGACCTCGGTAGAGATATCATTATCCGATGATGTTTGGTGAGACCTGGGTCTTGAGTGTTGGAAGGAAGCAAAGTTGTTATTTTGTATATTTAAGGTGGATCTTTTCTCTTCTAAGTATGGCTTCCAGGATTTGCAATCTTCTTTAGTCAATGGTAGATTCCAGGattttttattatatacagtactagCATGTTTCTAGTGAGTGTCATGTTATTTTCACTTTGCATATGGTTTCTGGAGGCACCAGCTTGTAGATGGTGTCATTTTTCTTGAATGACTGACCAGAGGTATTAACTAGAGCCTGCAACAGCGCTTTCCTTTGGGAACTTTGGAGTCCATTAATAGGTTCACTACATAGTCATAATggctaagccattatgactatatagtacttggaagagatatgataaggatttgggataggatgcaggaaaggaatggtgccccagccACTTGGATGGTTGGGAATTGAATGCAAACCTGCAAGAAACGAGACCAGTGTTCTACCATCCAGTCCATGTGGTTGGGCAAGCTAGTTTCAAATAATCAATTGTTGTGactgttacaactgatatgagtggggcttctatggggtactggtactattaaggggtataggtagttagaagacaggagtatcatatatgggagagctaaaaggcccggcccccaaaataaactatccacagtagtaataaattgctacaagaccaaatatgttcgtctaagggttgatcactgcgctcccaccttggaagaagagatactctgtaattcatgtacttatttattaacccgttaacaaccccccatatacactcacaccaataacaataataataataactttaccacactatcttacgttaaaagccttggtccacgtaggcaggatacaaggtttacactaataacaagctagggtaaagtactactggataagcactgaagctggatgcagcttagggtagtgaaaccacgtgggaccctaatacaaaacacaacacttaggggtacccaaacactggcaaaatactatccccaggtctccccaatcgttactaccagagtaggcacacttacaccatataatacttaacttaagggtacaggaacttcaggtaagggaaataagtaagaggagaaggaaggagagtagggatacagccacagagtaggtcttaacctcacgccaccagccaagagaagagcgagctcctcgcgaccacctggcctccctcatgtcgtggtgccggaaggagcctaattgatcgtgcagctaagcacattaaagatcttcccctatgcaacgtattgttactttatgaatgattagaaagtattagtaagcaaagttggtgcctatgttattatttaataatcaacccccagctcagtctttaaatgctctttgagaaacaataatagtcttacgtctggcagggaagatacaaacaatttccattcgaaatgcgccaactgtactacttaggaagtttaatagctcaattttgacctctggtttccactggagaacccagggtcgtaacactcctccccccttcagagaaaaaaaaaaatgtgaccactagaatagtagtcatatttttttttgtaagagtatacagagaacaaaaagaaaaacatgacaaaaacaaaacatcaatcaaaagcaatttctctgcaaaaaaaaaatacaaaggagttctctgaaagaaaaaaaaacatacacaacaaaaataaaagaacagggaagtaaataaattggacacggaatatttaatgtcacaggagaacctaaaaaaaattaactaaagcatgacggttggtaaatggctttctgtggctcagatgaatgttattcaggcaaccgggacagagcgtcggctatcacgttgagtctgcccggtaggtgggtaatggaaagattgaagtcctgtaggtacaacgcccacctgaggatgcgtttattcttacccttcatctgagtcaggaagactagtgggttatggtccgtgtacacttccactatattacctgtgaggtaaacttcgaactttttacatgttaacactagcgccaacgcctctttttctaccactgaataattgcgttgcgccttgtcgaatttcacagagtaataatatactgggtgttccacctgatcatccccagtttgcaacaacactgcaccagcacccgagtcagacgcgtccacatgaattttaaacggtcggtcgaaccttggactagcaagcactggggcggaagctaagatcaatttcaaatttttaaatgcctctgcacagtctgatgaccacttaaatttaacggctttccgcaacaagtctgtgagaggagtggcaacactggaaaagttctgacaaaaacgtcgatagtacgcacacataccgataaatctttgaacgtcctttttagactttagtactggatactccagaatggcattgattttatcttgccgaggtaacacttttccttggcccacttcataaccgaggtacgtcactgtgccttggccaaaatgacactttttagcatttaaggtaagatttgcccttttcaagatggcaaacaactggcgtaacctagctatgtggtcagcccaattactgtcaaacagcacgatatcatctaaatacgcccgacaatttggcaccttagcgagtagagagttcatgagtctctggaacgtggcaggggcattacgcaagccgaacggtaacacttgatactcaaaaacaccctcgggtgtcacgaacgcagtgagctgtttagcacgttcagtgagtgggatttgataataccccctcgagaggtcgaatttcgaaacgtacttggcatttcccaactcgtcaatgcagtcctcgaggaggggcagcggataggcatccacaatggtcaccttgttgagctgccgatagtcggtgcataatcgccatgagccgtctggtttggggaccaaaaggcagggcgagcaccaagagccctggctcggccggatgaggccgtgctggagcaagaagtcgacctccttccgtatgatggccttcttttctggactcatccgatagggttgaaggcgaatgggagtgtagtccgtcaactcgacatcatggcaaatggcatcagtctgggtcgggacctccccgaacagactggagaattcatcaaccaacgactgcacctcttcacgttgggccatctgcaaattggacagttcctccacagcattcacagaactagaattattgaaaatgagattagttgggtccccagaacaatcatcccctctctcactggaaatggaaacattggttagtgcaatgggcctggggccctggaacttcttcagtcgatttacatgtatgagcattacctggttacgtttgtcagagtgcctcactttgtacgtgaggtccccagtcttttctgtcacaatgtaggggccttcgtacttatgggacatagtgttccctagtcgaggctttaataccaggacagggtcgccaggctgaaatacccgtaacttagatttagcatcgttacgttctttcatcttttcttgggccttgccaagatactttaatgcagccgccttgcagtccttgagtctctggtggtgttgcgcaaagaaagccgaaccttcggataacgttacgttccctaacagattctcctgtaacatttgcaagggtccacgaactttatggccaaagactaactcaaaaggagaacagcccagtgaactttgtaatccctctctagccgcaaacaaaacatacggtaaattctcatcccagaaggtgtgggaactctcgcacgatgtcttcaacatctgcttcagagttagatggaaacgttcaattaccccctgactctgtggatggtatgggctggaaaccttatgagttattccatgttccttacaaaattgctcgaaaacatcagacttaaaattagtaccattgtcagtttgcacgacccgaggcagtccaaaagtggaaaaaaattgcaacatacgagcaacaacagtttttgctcggatgttccttacagcaaaagcctctgggtaacgagtagtgatacacatcatcgtgattaggtaaatattaccagacttagttctaggtaatggtccaacacagtccattaccacatgagaaaatggttcctctggcacgacaataggccttagaggagctttaggtggagtctggtttggtttcccaaccagttgacaaacaacacacgcattacaaaattttgccacatcgcttttcagcttgggccagaaaaaatactttaaaattttgtgatacgtaatattaataccttgatgtccccccataggatcatcatgagcagctgccaaaactctttctctatagcaggtcggcaacataacctggtggactacctcccactcatttgacaagggagcactctgtggtctccattttctcatcaaaatccgatcattgtagtagtacccagttgctgcgtctacaatttcctccatagagacggctgtttcatgacaatctgcaagagtggggtcagctttctgtaactcactcaaggaggcatccaggccttggtcagatgccattggccgaggctcaacagtgttctcctccacctccccactactctcggtagacggcagtggcaggctctccacaatgtcctcggccacgtcatcgagtcgggccatgaatgtgtccgcgaggtccacttggttttcaccactcggaaagctcctcgtgacctcgggatttaccaccttggcaagcacagggctgcccttacatttaagtcccatagacctggtcaccgcgcacgcagggtacacaacattatcctctgcggcgggtggatccaggcaaaccttaggggtaggcaacataataggcagtctggagtcccctaccttatcccctgctaaatcattaccaactattacatcaacattagggaaaggtaggtatggagtgactccgactgtacaaacacccttgtggaaatcagattccagggtaaccttatggaggggtactgcccgagtatcactagtgacaccctcgaccagtaccacctctccagtgtcgagagtgttggcaccttgcaacgcactctctaaaattaaagtctggatggcaccggtgtctcggaagatcaccacgtccttccaggaagaaccctcagacaaaagtagtctccctttcgataagaatggggtaagcaagtccaaccactgtgggttggaggtcttactccctaacccttctgaaagcctcaagccctgtgtcacaactagagcattgggtcttttttcagggtgcagttgccaacaacggctaatagtgtggtttggacgattacagtgaccacaaaaacgtcggggagaagagacattactaacagaattacccttcggttcacctttaggtgccgttgggctagacactttaacagggttagttatgtctgaaacagaaggtgcattagataaaggattagaatgagctggtctggactggctgtgggtataaggtttgctactctgtggggtataattatttttattgggccttttgcccgccaattggtagttttctgccaacttggccaaatcccctattttagaatttaactctatccttcctttaatgtattgtgatacgttctctggcataacatctataaaatgctccattaaaattaagttcctgagagcctcgtatgtttcggctttcgccgagcgaatccatctatcaaacaatcgaatttgatcattcacaaattcagtgagcggttggttgtgagtaggcctaaggttacgataaacttggcggtgagcttcaggagtaatttcatatgcccgcaaaataccttccctgactttatcatattcgaaacactcgtcgtcaggcatgtttataaaaatatcttgtgctttacccctaagtcttccctgtaggattttcacccactcttcctttggccagttcatggacgtggccactctctgaaaatggttgaaaaacctttcagggtcagactcggaaaattcaggtaaattatgctttttctcataatgcctggggtttgaatccccggcaggtggaggtccagtggcattcgctctaattctagcctcctcggttttgagtttttgctcctctaattttatttttgctaactctaaagctaattcactttccctatgagttgcactttctgcttggctaggctggcataaaggtgtatcacttgccaatagttgttcatcaatacaatgttgtaatatttcattcaccaaagtccactttttatctgcgacatttaattctaggccaaattcctggcctaacaatactaaattagactttttaagtttctttatctctaccactgaaggctcccttgccaggttctgcatttcagaagacatcactaataattttagctcccagccaaagaaaaaattacaaaataaaaattggaaaaaacaaaaatttgcacggcccctaacacaaggccacactaaccttaatcgtgaagggatccagctgggtgtccagtcagtgcaagaatgtcctttgctagatgagctggaccctaggctagcacacaaccgttctgcggaaataaaaaaatttaattttggcactcaagaatctaattttttacacttataatgttcctcccggactggccaaccacttcttacaaatgatatgagtggggcttctatggggtactggtactattaaggggtataggtagttagaagacaggagtatcatatatgggagagctaaaaggcccggcccccaaaataaactatccacagtagtaataaattgctacaagaccaaatatgttcgtctaagggttgatcactgcgctcccaccttggaagaagagatactctgtaattcatgtacttatttattaacccgttaacaaccccccatatacactcacaccaataacaataataataataactttaccacactatcttacgttaaaagccttggtccacgtaggcaggatacaaggtttacactaataacaagctagggtaaagtactactggataagcactgaagctggatgcagcttagggtagtgaaaccacgtgggaccctaatacaaaacacaacacttaggggtacccaaacactggcaaaatactatccccaggtctccccaatc
This DNA window, taken from Procambarus clarkii isolate CNS0578487 chromosome 40, FALCON_Pclarkii_2.0, whole genome shotgun sequence, encodes the following:
- the LOC123757961 gene encoding adhesive plaque matrix protein, producing the protein MPTTEAVMRAVTVTCMVAQAVSQLHNNGISNNLTPYYKNGNSFNNLVPDYSSYPWLSSPPPLILPARLVNDSLLSYPSRPSYPTQPPNSPKPIYRSQLTYPSQPAYHLLLNSDPPYHTQPTYPPFSTQPTYPPKASYHAQLSYPLLPSYPGSAYYWQDNYSQQSYPWQTMYSLQTYYTSYPSLASSPPTSTTLPTGPPVRPTDVPRNAIPTSIAVWPTGRARTTRPPSIQQWPTEKATIPTFSHTTKPSWPTEKTIKQSFIPMWPTKKSTTITTPSWPTGSVPTTRPPVHVIWPTRPRHTASPLIPIWSKDAQTTLRPVTSVWPTAKRQTAIPASLVWPTVRRQPTIPSSFVWPTVKQQMPQFDPEWPISKPAVSDSRVLPRKRARPRDGHSKLRKDSSKPRGGRSRSRKGSPGPPTTLTMASNITLSTTTNRCRMCKGKKASDNDCCIQGRTLAERSVAPLPQVLLPLLASERLVLPGGIHPPATHLQPPSSTLPPHQNNNQHPRK